In Deinococcus sp. QL22, the following are encoded in one genomic region:
- a CDS encoding TetR/AcrR family transcriptional regulator produces MKVDREEQDDARRERIARAAFELFARSGLDQTSAQDIARAAFVSRTNLYRYYPSKIHMLLAHFERTVTDTRDEAIRRLGAGSPPQAVWGQVTARMADLGVRYRHLVGAVGQAVLGARHHDAPADAPAHPGTPAAMHDIRTAVTLVALVEPVLIAMRHQGHIRPDTNTQFLASLFVDACLLALLHGGHRNQREVLRDWQDRFTLIMHGALAPGLSVASIDGQVSARVTLEPLEASNVIVHSLKG; encoded by the coding sequence ATGAAAGTCGACCGGGAAGAGCAAGACGACGCCCGGCGCGAACGCATTGCCCGCGCCGCCTTTGAACTGTTCGCCCGCAGCGGCCTGGACCAGACCAGCGCGCAGGACATCGCCCGCGCCGCGTTTGTAAGCCGTACCAACCTCTACCGCTATTACCCCAGCAAGATTCATATGCTGCTGGCCCACTTCGAGCGCACCGTGACCGACACCCGCGACGAGGCGATTCGGCGGCTGGGTGCGGGTAGCCCGCCGCAGGCGGTGTGGGGACAGGTAACGGCAAGAATGGCCGACCTGGGCGTGCGCTACCGCCATCTGGTTGGCGCAGTGGGACAGGCCGTCTTGGGGGCCAGACACCACGACGCCCCGGCAGACGCTCCGGCCCATCCGGGGACGCCTGCCGCCATGCACGACATTCGTACCGCCGTGACCTTGGTGGCGCTGGTGGAACCCGTCCTGATCGCCATGCGCCATCAGGGGCATATTCGGCCCGACACCAACACTCAGTTCCTGGCATCGCTGTTTGTCGATGCTTGCCTGCTGGCCCTGCTGCACGGCGGCCACCGCAACCAGCGTGAGGTGTTGCGTGACTGGCAAGACCGCTTTACGCTGATTATGCACGGCGCACTGGCGCCAGGCCTAAGCGTGGCAAGCATAGACGGTCAGGTGTCGGCGCGGGTCACGCTGGAGCCGCTGGAAGCGTCCAATGTGATTGTGCATTCTTTGAAAGGCTGA
- a CDS encoding disulfide bond formation protein B, with protein MTRDNRLYLAWVVALLATIGSLWFSESRGFIPCVLCWFQRIAMYPLALLLGIAALRGDLNIRAYALPLAAVGWVVALIHNLEDWGVIQSLKVCGVGQTTAGCDVQWPIWGGGALAGLNSIITIPVLALTAFTLIIGLLSWGRRRM; from the coding sequence ATGACACGTGACAACCGCCTGTATCTGGCGTGGGTGGTGGCCCTGCTCGCCACCATCGGCAGTCTATGGTTCAGCGAATCGCGGGGCTTTATTCCCTGCGTGCTGTGCTGGTTTCAGCGCATCGCCATGTATCCGCTGGCGTTGCTGCTGGGCATCGCGGCACTGCGGGGCGACCTGAACATTCGCGCCTACGCCTTGCCACTCGCCGCAGTGGGCTGGGTGGTGGCCCTGATTCACAACCTAGAAGACTGGGGCGTCATTCAGAGCCTCAAGGTGTGCGGAGTCGGCCAGACCACCGCCGGCTGCGACGTGCAGTGGCCTATCTGGGGCGGCGGCGCACTGGCGGGCCTGAATTCCATCATCACCATTCCGGTGTTGGCGCTCACTGCCTTTACACTGATCATCGGCCTGCTGAGTTGGGGCAGGCGGCGCATGTGA
- a CDS encoding thioredoxin domain-containing protein yields the protein MTRLQGTNPNRTILVIGTLLAAALIAIALFAVRGQPSGSSQSVNFNLSGQPVLGQADAPVTMVVFEDFKCPNCKRFEDEFLPELKTKYIDTGKAKLVSINYPFLAQSARLPTDDSKLAAQAVECAFVQSNDLHESYKAVLFRGQGNESAVWATKSRLKDLAANVEGLDTAKFATCLDNDETAAAVDADEKQAVDAKVAGTPAIYVNGKLVDSYATASVSAAIDAALMN from the coding sequence ATGACCCGTCTTCAAGGAACCAACCCCAACCGCACCATTCTGGTGATCGGCACTCTGCTGGCTGCTGCCCTCATCGCTATCGCCCTCTTCGCCGTGCGCGGTCAACCCAGTGGCTCCAGTCAATCGGTCAACTTCAATCTGTCGGGTCAGCCGGTGCTGGGGCAGGCCGACGCACCCGTGACGATGGTGGTCTTCGAGGATTTCAAGTGCCCCAACTGCAAACGGTTCGAGGATGAATTCTTGCCCGAACTGAAGACCAAATACATTGACACAGGCAAGGCAAAATTGGTGTCGATCAACTACCCGTTCCTGGCGCAGAGTGCCCGCCTGCCCACCGACGACAGCAAACTCGCTGCGCAAGCCGTGGAGTGCGCGTTTGTACAGAGCAACGACCTGCACGAGAGCTACAAAGCGGTGCTGTTTCGAGGTCAGGGAAACGAATCGGCAGTGTGGGCCACCAAAAGCCGCCTGAAAGACTTGGCCGCCAACGTGGAAGGATTAGACACCGCCAAATTTGCCACCTGCCTCGACAATGACGAAACTGCCGCCGCTGTGGATGCCGACGAGAAGCAGGCTGTGGACGCCAAAGTCGCCGGAACGCCCGCCATCTACGTGAACGGCAAATTGGTGGACAGCTACGCCACCGCCTCGGTCAGCGCCGCTATAGACGCTGCCCTGATGAACTAG
- a CDS encoding HD-GYP domain-containing protein, which produces MFRVGPLTYFVLVLALLVLGYAAVTDQQGLLAGSALVLAAASWPLGGIWRWTALAVYPAAFLATLVLPGSAPTVPELLGALCVIGGLGLLTLREQASVREMAWQHNTIDALRVGSERLADARDADAIIRAGVGILDKLRVAPNLAFVAYRKGTPHILAAKGAYEVFLEQPIHPSDSDSRSVQADHWVAEEALTLLPKTQRQKYHVAPVYGRATTHLGVLIITRAEDRDFDEDEKSVIASFARLLGSQLGQWQAISDLRDANEVTLRSLGAALERRDDDTGGHTSRVVSMSVRLARRMSWDEDQVKALRWGAYLHDLGKLAIPDRILHKQGPLDAGERRIIQTHTTVGYDMLQDLHFLPAETLDLVRYHHERWDGTGYPAALRGQNIPETARVFSIVDVFDALTNARPYKPAWTRERALNEIRMQAGRQFDPQYVDAFLRMMAEHDDARLVS; this is translated from the coding sequence GTGTTCCGCGTCGGCCCCCTGACCTATTTTGTGCTGGTACTCGCTCTGCTGGTGCTGGGATATGCTGCGGTAACCGATCAACAGGGCTTGTTGGCAGGATCTGCATTGGTGTTGGCCGCCGCGTCTTGGCCGCTGGGCGGCATCTGGCGCTGGACAGCCCTGGCAGTGTATCCAGCCGCTTTTTTGGCGACTTTGGTCTTGCCCGGTTCGGCCCCCACTGTTCCCGAATTGTTGGGGGCGCTGTGCGTTATTGGCGGCCTTGGCCTATTGACCCTGCGCGAGCAAGCGTCGGTGCGGGAAATGGCGTGGCAGCACAACACCATAGACGCCCTGCGGGTGGGCAGCGAGCGACTGGCCGACGCCCGTGACGCCGACGCGATTATCCGCGCTGGCGTGGGCATTTTGGACAAATTGCGGGTGGCTCCCAACCTGGCCTTCGTGGCTTACCGCAAAGGCACGCCGCATATTCTGGCGGCCAAAGGCGCATACGAAGTTTTTTTAGAGCAGCCTATTCACCCCAGCGACAGCGACAGCCGCAGCGTACAGGCCGACCACTGGGTGGCCGAAGAAGCCCTGACCCTGCTGCCCAAAACCCAGCGTCAGAAATACCATGTGGCTCCCGTGTACGGGCGGGCCACCACCCACCTCGGCGTGCTGATCATTACCCGCGCCGAAGACCGTGACTTTGACGAGGACGAAAAGAGCGTCATCGCCTCGTTTGCCCGCCTCTTGGGGTCGCAGCTGGGGCAGTGGCAGGCCATCAGCGATCTGCGCGATGCCAACGAAGTTACATTGAGGTCGCTGGGAGCCGCGCTAGAGCGCCGTGACGACGACACCGGCGGGCATACCAGCCGGGTGGTCAGCATGAGTGTGCGCCTTGCTCGCCGCATGAGCTGGGACGAAGATCAGGTCAAAGCCCTGCGCTGGGGCGCGTATCTGCACGATTTGGGCAAGCTCGCCATTCCAGACCGGATTCTTCACAAGCAAGGCCCGCTGGACGCTGGAGAACGCCGCATTATTCAGACCCATACCACCGTGGGCTACGACATGTTGCAAGACCTGCATTTTTTGCCCGCAGAGACGCTGGATTTGGTGCGCTATCACCACGAACGCTGGGACGGCACGGGCTACCCCGCCGCACTGCGCGGTCAAAACATCCCCGAAACGGCGCGGGTCTTCAGCATCGTGGACGTGTTCGATGCGCTGACCAACGCCCGGCCCTACAAGCCTGCCTGGACACGCGAACGCGCCCTGAACGAGATCAGGATGCAGGCGGGCCGCCAGTTCGATCCGCAGTACGTCGATGCGTTCCTTCGAATGATGGCCGAACACGACGACGCCCGCTTGGTATCGTAA
- a CDS encoding carbohydrate kinase, whose translation MTLPLIVSAGEALTDLVTGGGNVWNAHPGGAGWNVARACARLGVPSAFAGAVGQDNFGDDLLRESLEAGLDPRFLQRAPAPTLMAVVYSKSPPAYRFLGENSADLHFDPTALPDGWLGAARWLHVGGISLARWPLADTLLGLIEAARAAGVKISFDPNARISHRHPDYPAVFGAVMRRADLIKLSDEDLGVFFPGLSEDDALRELRGMNARSPIVITRGAAGATLFQSAGRLDLPTTPVQVMDTVGAGDALCAGMLVSATEHPDALWNDHLQVGLRAAAAACARAGAYAPTRADLEALR comes from the coding sequence ATGACATTGCCCTTGATTGTGAGTGCTGGGGAAGCACTGACCGACCTCGTAACTGGCGGCGGAAACGTCTGGAACGCGCATCCCGGAGGGGCAGGCTGGAACGTGGCGCGAGCCTGTGCGCGGCTCGGCGTTCCCAGTGCCTTTGCGGGTGCGGTGGGGCAAGACAACTTTGGAGACGACCTCCTGCGCGAATCTCTGGAAGCGGGCCTTGATCCGCGCTTTTTGCAGCGTGCGCCCGCGCCGACGCTGATGGCGGTGGTGTATTCCAAGTCACCGCCCGCCTACCGCTTTTTGGGCGAAAACAGCGCCGACTTGCACTTCGACCCCACGGCTCTCCCCGATGGCTGGCTGGGCGCGGCCCGCTGGCTGCATGTGGGCGGCATCAGCCTTGCGCGTTGGCCGCTGGCCGATACGCTTCTGGGCCTGATAGAAGCGGCGCGGGCGGCAGGCGTCAAGATCAGTTTCGATCCCAACGCCCGTATTTCTCACCGCCACCCCGACTATCCCGCCGTGTTCGGGGCCGTGATGCGCCGCGCCGACCTGATCAAGCTCAGCGATGAGGATTTAGGGGTGTTCTTCCCCGGCCTCAGCGAAGACGACGCCCTTCGCGAGTTGCGCGGCATGAATGCCCGTTCGCCCATCGTGATTACACGCGGCGCGGCGGGCGCGACCCTGTTTCAGTCGGCGGGCCGCCTAGACCTGCCCACCACACCCGTACAGGTTATGGACACGGTGGGCGCGGGCGACGCCCTGTGCGCTGGAATGCTGGTCAGCGCCACCGAGCATCCGGACGCCCTCTGGAACGACCACCTGCAAGTCGGACTTCGGGCTGCCGCTGCCGCCTGTGCCCGTGCCGGAGCCTACGCGCCTACACGGGCCGACTTGGAAGCGTTGAGGTAA
- a CDS encoding SDR family NAD(P)-dependent oxidoreductase codes for MAASPFPATPTASSTSLAGVVVTGAARGIGRAIAELYVERGHPVLGVDLNLPPLLKGSLRLRADVASAAGRNRIARAARDLGGVGLLVNNAAYQGAHGGVLDVSARGWSRALNVNLSAPLLLTRELIDLMPRGSAIVNVASVQGLLAEQGNAAYNASKGGLVNLTRAMALDLAPRGVRVNAVAPGAISTESVLQAIAASADPEQTRRDYEDLHALRRLGEPREVAQAVYFLGSEEASFLTGVILPVDGGMTASFMMAGRPV; via the coding sequence ATGGCTGCCTCTCCGTTTCCGGCCACTCCAACGGCCTCGTCCACCTCGCTTGCAGGTGTGGTGGTCACCGGTGCTGCACGCGGAATTGGCCGGGCCATCGCAGAGTTGTACGTAGAGCGCGGCCATCCGGTACTCGGCGTAGACCTGAATTTGCCGCCGCTGCTGAAGGGCAGTTTGCGTTTGAGGGCCGACGTCGCCAGTGCTGCGGGACGCAACCGCATCGCCCGCGCTGCCCGTGACCTGGGTGGCGTGGGCCTTTTGGTCAACAATGCCGCCTATCAGGGCGCACACGGCGGCGTCCTCGATGTAAGCGCACGCGGTTGGTCACGCGCCCTGAACGTAAACCTGAGTGCCCCGCTGCTGCTGACCCGCGAGCTGATCGACCTGATGCCAAGGGGGAGCGCCATCGTCAACGTGGCGAGTGTGCAGGGACTGTTGGCCGAGCAGGGCAACGCCGCATATAACGCCAGTAAGGGCGGCCTGGTCAACCTGACCCGTGCGATGGCCCTCGACCTCGCGCCGCGTGGGGTGCGCGTCAATGCAGTTGCCCCCGGCGCGATCAGTACCGAATCGGTGTTGCAGGCCATAGCCGCGAGCGCCGACCCCGAACAGACCCGCCGGGATTACGAAGACCTCCACGCCCTGCGCCGCCTCGGAGAGCCGCGAGAAGTCGCGCAGGCCGTCTACTTTCTGGGAAGTGAAGAGGCCAGCTTTCTGACAGGCGTTATTTTGCCCGTAGACGGCGGCATGACCGCCAGTTTTATGATGGCGGGTAGACCGGTTTAG
- a CDS encoding MraY family glycosyltransferase, giving the protein MDSLKALAAHVGIADLFGLGFFSVLLTFLTAWVFTWRFIPSVRAFALQMGWADQPNARRLNKEPLPNAGGLAIFAGFILSVVVAWALRPIVVEVVNIQVLAILLGASLLVLTGFIDDQFGLSPLSRLLVQTLAAFLLIVNGLRIDLNAIPFIPSMPDALNIVLSNLITVVWIVGLTNSVNLLDGVDGVVGGVGFVVSMVLLFTAAQFPDRAAAVILLAGLAGATLGYLRHNFNPSRIIMGDTGSYLIGYTLAAVSLLGTLKFSAGASLLVPLIVLALPVLDTTQVVIGRLARGIRNPLGHPDKTHIHHRVLARTASARRTAVILWGVSLACGMLGMWLQGVSGSVILLTGVVVSACLWFVAHRRMRAQPSEAQSSEAQAAPIQTDVPRQPEN; this is encoded by the coding sequence ATGGATTCTTTGAAGGCGCTCGCGGCGCACGTTGGTATCGCGGATTTGTTTGGACTGGGGTTTTTCAGCGTCCTACTCACGTTCCTCACGGCATGGGTGTTCACCTGGCGTTTTATTCCAAGCGTGCGGGCCTTTGCTCTCCAGATGGGCTGGGCCGATCAACCCAATGCCCGCAGGCTCAACAAGGAGCCACTGCCCAATGCAGGCGGGCTGGCTATTTTTGCCGGATTTATCCTGAGTGTGGTGGTGGCGTGGGCGCTGCGCCCCATCGTCGTAGAGGTTGTGAATATTCAGGTCTTGGCAATCCTGCTGGGCGCGTCGCTGCTGGTACTCACCGGCTTCATCGACGATCAATTCGGCCTGTCGCCGCTGTCGCGCCTGCTGGTACAAACGCTGGCGGCCTTCCTGCTGATCGTCAACGGCCTGCGAATAGACCTGAACGCCATCCCCTTCATTCCTTCAATGCCCGACGCCCTGAATATCGTGCTCAGCAACCTGATTACGGTGGTCTGGATCGTGGGCCTCACCAACTCCGTGAACCTGCTGGACGGCGTGGACGGCGTGGTGGGCGGCGTGGGTTTCGTGGTCAGCATGGTGCTGCTGTTCACGGCGGCCCAGTTTCCTGACCGGGCGGCAGCTGTGATTTTGCTGGCTGGACTCGCGGGCGCGACGCTGGGCTACCTGCGCCACAATTTCAATCCCAGCCGCATCATCATGGGCGATACCGGCTCGTATCTGATCGGGTATACGTTGGCTGCCGTGAGCCTGCTGGGAACCCTCAAGTTCAGTGCCGGGGCCAGCCTGCTCGTGCCGCTGATCGTGTTGGCGTTGCCTGTGCTGGACACCACCCAAGTCGTCATTGGTCGACTGGCACGCGGCATCCGTAACCCGCTGGGCCACCCCGACAAGACCCATATTCATCACCGGGTGTTGGCCCGCACCGCCAGCGCCCGCCGCACCGCTGTTATTTTGTGGGGGGTGTCGCTGGCCTGCGGGATGCTGGGCATGTGGCTGCAAGGCGTGTCCGGCAGCGTAATTCTGCTGACGGGCGTGGTGGTCTCGGCCTGCCTGTGGTTCGTGGCTCACCGCCGCATGCGTGCCCAGCCCTCCGAGGCTCAGTCCTCTGAAGCTCAGGCTGCCCCGATTCAGACAGATGTTCCCCGTCAGCCGGAAAACTGA
- the pgi gene encoding glucose-6-phosphate isomerase yields the protein MSNPAALTHLPAWQALTAHFAAFKHTHLRDLFAADPVRGERLNAQGAGLYLDYSKHRVTDETLTLLLNLARETGLEAKRDAMLAGEKINVTEGRAVLHTALRAPRGAAVMVDGKNVVPDVHEVLDRMATFADSVRAGQWLGFTGKPIRNIVNIGIGGSDLGPVMAYEALKHYAQRDLTLRFVSNVDGTDLAEKVRDLNPEETLVIVSSKTFTTQETMANAASARTWLLAALGDDAAVARHFVAVSTNADAVGKFGIDTANMFGFWDWVGGRYSMDSAIGLSLMLAIGPDGFRELLAGFHEMDEHFRTAPLEANLPVLMGVLGVWYNNFFGAETVAILPYDQYLSHFSAYLQQLDMESNGKHITLSGAVTDYQTGPVIWGQPGTNGQHAFYQLIHQGTKLIPCDFIGFARTLNPMPVQGGLTHHDLLMANVFAQTEALAFGKTLDAVLAEGIDPALAPHRVFDGNRPTSTLLAHQLTPRILGALIALYEHKVFVQGAIWDINPFDQWGVELGKVLAGKIVPELGSEEQPQLAHDSSTNALIRWYREKRV from the coding sequence ATGTCGAACCCCGCCGCGCTGACCCACCTTCCCGCCTGGCAAGCCCTGACGGCCCATTTTGCGGCCTTCAAGCATACCCACCTCCGCGACCTGTTTGCCGCCGATCCTGTGCGTGGTGAGCGACTGAACGCCCAGGGCGCGGGCCTGTATCTGGACTACAGCAAGCACCGCGTAACCGACGAAACGCTGACGCTGCTACTAAACTTGGCCCGCGAAACTGGCCTGGAAGCCAAGCGCGACGCGATGCTGGCGGGCGAGAAAATCAATGTGACCGAGGGCCGCGCCGTGCTGCATACCGCCCTGCGTGCCCCACGCGGCGCGGCGGTGATGGTGGACGGCAAGAATGTGGTGCCGGATGTACATGAAGTGCTTGACCGGATGGCGACTTTTGCCGACTCCGTGCGGGCCGGGCAGTGGTTGGGCTTTACGGGCAAACCCATTCGCAATATCGTCAATATCGGCATCGGCGGCTCTGACCTTGGCCCGGTGATGGCGTATGAGGCCCTGAAACACTACGCCCAACGCGATCTGACCCTGCGCTTCGTGTCCAACGTGGACGGCACCGACTTGGCCGAAAAGGTGCGTGACCTGAACCCCGAAGAAACGCTGGTGATCGTGTCGAGCAAGACCTTTACGACTCAGGAAACGATGGCGAATGCGGCAAGCGCCCGCACTTGGTTGCTGGCAGCTTTGGGCGACGACGCAGCGGTGGCGCGGCACTTTGTAGCCGTATCCACCAACGCCGACGCCGTGGGCAAATTCGGCATAGACACCGCCAACATGTTCGGTTTCTGGGACTGGGTGGGCGGGCGCTACAGCATGGACAGCGCCATCGGCCTGAGCCTGATGTTGGCCATCGGGCCGGACGGATTCCGCGAATTGCTGGCCGGATTTCACGAGATGGACGAACACTTCCGGACTGCGCCGCTGGAGGCCAATCTGCCCGTGCTGATGGGCGTCTTGGGCGTCTGGTACAACAACTTTTTTGGTGCAGAAACCGTAGCCATTTTGCCCTACGATCAATACCTGTCGCACTTCAGCGCGTACTTGCAACAACTGGACATGGAGAGCAACGGCAAGCACATCACGCTCTCTGGTGCGGTCACGGATTACCAGACTGGTCCGGTGATCTGGGGACAACCCGGCACCAACGGCCAGCACGCCTTCTATCAGCTGATTCATCAGGGCACCAAGCTGATTCCCTGCGACTTTATCGGCTTTGCCCGCACGCTGAACCCCATGCCCGTGCAGGGCGGCCTGACCCACCACGACCTCCTGATGGCAAACGTCTTCGCCCAGACCGAGGCGCTGGCCTTCGGCAAAACGCTGGACGCCGTGCTGGCCGAGGGCATTGATCCGGCACTCGCCCCCCACCGCGTCTTTGACGGCAACCGCCCCACCTCTACCCTGCTGGCCCACCAACTCACGCCGCGCATTCTGGGGGCGCTGATCGCCCTGTACGAACACAAGGTCTTCGTGCAGGGAGCCATCTGGGACATCAACCCATTCGACCAGTGGGGCGTGGAACTGGGTAAAGTGCTGGCCGGAAAAATCGTGCCGGAACTGGGCAGTGAGGAGCAACCGCAGCTGGCGCATGACAGCAGTACAAACGCGCTGATTCGGTGGTATAGGGAAAAGCGGGTCTAA
- the wecB gene encoding non-hydrolyzing UDP-N-acetylglucosamine 2-epimerase, giving the protein MSAADFQTPATKTIVLAFGTRPEATKMAPVYAAIAAHPGLRPLILSTGQQRQMLDGALAVFGLTPDEDLNVMTDRQTLADLTARIVPPSGKLLRQMGADMVLVHGDTSTSFCVALSAFYEGIPVGHVEAGLRSGSLSEPFPEEANRRLTGVLSTLDFSPTSGSKANLLREGKAPGNIVVTGQTAVDAVREVAGRVPLRPDWQARVQAGQRLVTVTMHRRENQPMMREMAAALARVAQAFPDTHFIYPVHLSPAVQEAVRPVLGALPNFELTDPLDYSDMAPLMAASALLATDSGGLQEEGAALGVPVAVLRNVTERPEGVEAGVLRLAGNDPAQLEAVLTELLGNEATLAAMRAARNPYGDGQASGRIAAAIAWHFGLGERPEDWG; this is encoded by the coding sequence ATGTCTGCTGCTGATTTCCAAACGCCTGCCACTAAAACCATCGTCCTCGCCTTTGGCACTCGTCCCGAAGCCACCAAAATGGCCCCCGTCTACGCTGCCATCGCCGCCCATCCGGGGTTGCGGCCCCTGATTCTGTCTACTGGACAGCAACGCCAGATGTTAGACGGTGCGTTGGCCGTGTTCGGCCTCACGCCCGATGAAGACCTGAATGTGATGACGGATCGCCAGACGCTGGCCGACCTGACCGCCCGCATCGTGCCGCCTTCGGGTAAGTTGCTGCGCCAGATGGGAGCCGATATGGTGCTGGTTCACGGCGATACGTCCACGTCGTTTTGTGTGGCCCTCAGCGCCTTTTACGAGGGCATTCCGGTGGGGCATGTGGAAGCGGGCCTGCGCAGCGGCAGCCTCAGCGAGCCGTTCCCCGAAGAAGCCAACCGCCGCCTGACCGGAGTCCTGTCCACGCTGGATTTCTCGCCCACGTCGGGCAGCAAAGCCAACCTTTTGCGGGAAGGCAAGGCTCCCGGCAACATCGTGGTCACGGGTCAAACGGCGGTCGATGCCGTGCGAGAAGTGGCGGGCCGTGTGCCCCTGCGCCCCGACTGGCAGGCCCGCGTGCAGGCGGGTCAGCGTCTCGTGACCGTCACCATGCACCGCCGCGAAAACCAGCCCATGATGCGCGAGATGGCCGCAGCGTTGGCGCGGGTAGCGCAGGCCTTCCCCGACACCCACTTCATCTACCCCGTTCACCTCTCGCCCGCCGTGCAGGAAGCGGTGCGGCCTGTGCTGGGGGCGCTGCCCAACTTTGAACTGACCGATCCATTGGACTACAGCGATATGGCTCCGCTGATGGCCGCCAGTGCGCTGCTCGCCACCGATTCGGGCGGCCTGCAAGAAGAAGGCGCGGCGCTGGGCGTGCCCGTGGCCGTGCTGCGTAACGTGACCGAGCGCCCCGAAGGAGTCGAAGCGGGCGTACTGCGCTTGGCTGGAAACGACCCTGCGCAACTGGAAGCCGTGCTGACCGAACTCCTCGGCAACGAGGCGACGCTGGCCGCCATGCGAGCCGCCCGCAACCCTTACGGCGACGGGCAGGCGTCCGGGCGCATCGCAGCGGCGATTGCCTGGCACTTTGGGCTGGGGGAACGGCCCGAAGACTGGGGCTGA